The following are encoded together in the Zingiber officinale cultivar Zhangliang chromosome 8A, Zo_v1.1, whole genome shotgun sequence genome:
- the LOC122011089 gene encoding SCY1-like protein 2 translates to MSLNMKTLTQALAKAGAVIEKTVHTTVQEVTGPRPLQDYDLLDQVGSGGPGLVWRLFSGRPRASAPSAPYPLVTVWLLDKRALSETRSRAGLSKAAEDAFLDLIRADAARLVRIRHPGVLHVVQALDESKNAIAMVTEPIFASVANALGQLDNISRVPKELNGMEMGLLEVKHGMLQIAETLEFLHTQARLVHRAISPEGLTFLL, encoded by the exons ATGTCTTTGAACATGAAGACACTGACGCAGGCTCTGGCCAAGGCTGGCGCCGTGATCGAGAAGACTGTCCATACCACTGTGCAAGAGGTGACCGGACCGCGGCCGCTGCAGGACTATGATCTCCTCGACCAGGTCGGCTCCGGCGGCCCCGGCCTCGTTTGGCGCCTCTTCTCCGGCCGCCCGCGCGCGTCCGCCCCCTCTGCTCCTTATCCGCTCGTCACCGTCTGGCTCCTCGACAAGCGAGCCCTATCCGAGACTCGCTCCCGCGCGGGCCTCTCCAAGGCTGCCGAGGATGCCTTCCTCGACCTCATCCGGGCCGATGCCGCCCGCCTCGTGCGAATCCGCCACCCTGGCGTCCTTCACGTCGTCCAGGCCCTCGACGAGAGTAAGAACGCGATCGCCATGGTCACTGAGCCGATCTTCGCTTCAGTCGCCAACGCCCTCGGCCAGCTAGACAACATTTCCCGCGTCCCTAAGGAGCTCAACGGCATG GAAATGGGGCTTTTAGAGGTCAAACATGGAATGCTTCAGATTGCAGAAACCTTGGAGTTCCTCCACACCCAAGCACGCCTTGTTCATCGAGCTATATCTCCAGAG GGGCtaacatttttattgtga